Proteins encoded within one genomic window of Brassica rapa cultivar Chiifu-401-42 chromosome A09, CAAS_Brap_v3.01, whole genome shotgun sequence:
- the LOC103837249 gene encoding FRIGIDA-like protein 3 isoform X1: MLEDTRSVASLMDSTSSKIQQLQKAFAELESQRAVTLNLKWKELEEHFHGLERSLKRRFHELEDQEKEYETKTRKAQELLEKKKAAVEAKEKASLERLQKKRDSAVFAINSALDKYNKAPIADGSITDGTVQEEAEISPQVKAYPELLKLCKDMDSTGLHKFVSNNRKNLASLKEEIPLAFKAASNPATLVLDSLEGFYPIESSPPPSDGKKDANLLGMRRTCIMLMECLSILLSRLDGSSLAGVLSENVKRRAKTIAEGWNPLPESTLDMDACNGNSLEAHAFLQLLASFAIVKDFEEDELLKLIPMVSRRRQAAELCRSLGLSEKMPGVIEVVLNSGRHIDAVNLAFAFELTKQFPPVELLKSYLTEAKRSSSQDEFNERELTGVKAVVKCVEVHNLEEHYPVEPLQKRILELEKTKAEKKKATEPAKPQTKRPRGAQPRVTDNNNNKTGYGRVIIPERYPQYVYDNRPFLTGPIMAAQAHPPPPPPQTYTFSPAAAAHGNFYGNCYQYQAPPPPYFH, encoded by the exons ATGCTGGAGGATACTCGCTCAGTTGCTTCCCTAATGGACTCCACATCGTCCAAGATCCAGCAGCTTCAGAAGGCCTTCGCCGAACTCGAAAGCCAGCGCGCCGTAACGCTTAATCTAAAGTGGAAGGAACTGGAGGAGCATTTCCATGGGCTCGAGAGGTCCTTGAAGAGACGGTTCCACGAGCTCGAAGATCAAGAGAAAGAATACGAAACCAAAACAAGGAAAGCACAAGAGCTACTGGAGAAAAAGAAAGCTGCAGTTGAGGCCAAGGAGAAGGCGTCTCTAGAGAGGCTTCAGAAGAAGAGAGACTCCGCTGTGTTCGCTATCAACAGTGCCTTGGATAAGTATAATAAAGCTCCCATTGCTGATGGTAGTATCACTGATGGTACTGTGCAAGAAGAGGCTGAGATCTCGCCTCAGGTGAAAGCTTATCCGGAGTTACTGAAACTGTGCAAGGATATGGACTCGACGGGGCTCCATAAGTTTGTATCAAATAACCGCAAGAACCTTGCTTCGCTAAAGGAAGAGATTCCTTTAGCGTTCAAGGCTGCATCAAACCCGGCTACTCTAGTGTTGGACTCTTTGGAAGGCTTTTACCCTATTGAGTCGTCACCACCACCCTCTGATGGGAAGAAAGACGCTAACCTCTTGGGAATGCGCAGGACATGCATCATGCTGATGGAGTGCCTTAGCATACTGTTGTCTCGTCTCGACGGGAGCTCCCTCGCTGGTGTTCTCTCGGAGAATGTTAAGCGTAGAGCGAAAACTATTGCAGAAGGATGGAATCCGCTGCCGGAGAGTACTCTTGACATGGATGCTTGCAATGGTAATTCTTTGGAGGCTCATGCGTTCCTGCAACTGCTGGCTAGTTTTGCTATTGTTAAGGACTTTGAAGAGGATGAGCTCTTGAAGCTGATCCCTATGGTTTCGCGTCGTCGTCAGGCGGCTGAGCTTTGCCGTTCTCTTGGACTCTCAGAAAAAATGCCTG GTGTGATTGAAGTTGTCCTGAACAGTGGAAGGCACATTGATGCAGTGAACTTGGCTTTTGCGTTTGAACTCACAAAACAGTTCCCACCTGTTGAGTTACTGAAGTCTTACTTGACTGAGGCAAAGAGATCTTCCTCCCAG GATGAGTTCAATGAGAGGGAGCTTACAGGTGTTAAAGCTGTGGTAAAGTGTGTCGAAGTGCATAACCTGGAAGAGCATTACCCAGTTGAGCCACTTCAGAAGCGGATTCTGGAGCTGGAGAAGACCAAAGCTGAGAAAAAGAAAGCGACAGAACCCGCAAAGCCTCAGACGAAACGACCACGTGGTGCTCAACCCCGAGTCactgacaacaacaacaacaagacagGATATGGTAGAGTCATCATCCCTGAGAGGTATCCGCAGTATGTGTATGACAATAGACCATTCCTTACCGGTCCAATCATGGCAGCACAAGCTCAtccgcctcctcctcctcctcagacTTACACTTTCAGTCCTGCTGCTGCTGCTCACGGGAACTTCTACGGGAACTGCTATCAGTACcaggctcctcctcctccttacTTTCACTAA
- the LOC103837249 gene encoding FRIGIDA-like protein 3 isoform X2 yields MDSTSSKIQQLQKAFAELESQRAVTLNLKWKELEEHFHGLERSLKRRFHELEDQEKEYETKTRKAQELLEKKKAAVEAKEKASLERLQKKRDSAVFAINSALDKYNKAPIADGSITDGTVQEEAEISPQVKAYPELLKLCKDMDSTGLHKFVSNNRKNLASLKEEIPLAFKAASNPATLVLDSLEGFYPIESSPPPSDGKKDANLLGMRRTCIMLMECLSILLSRLDGSSLAGVLSENVKRRAKTIAEGWNPLPESTLDMDACNGNSLEAHAFLQLLASFAIVKDFEEDELLKLIPMVSRRRQAAELCRSLGLSEKMPGVIEVVLNSGRHIDAVNLAFAFELTKQFPPVELLKSYLTEAKRSSSQDEFNERELTGVKAVVKCVEVHNLEEHYPVEPLQKRILELEKTKAEKKKATEPAKPQTKRPRGAQPRVTDNNNNKTGYGRVIIPERYPQYVYDNRPFLTGPIMAAQAHPPPPPPQTYTFSPAAAAHGNFYGNCYQYQAPPPPYFH; encoded by the exons ATGGACTCCACATCGTCCAAGATCCAGCAGCTTCAGAAGGCCTTCGCCGAACTCGAAAGCCAGCGCGCCGTAACGCTTAATCTAAAGTGGAAGGAACTGGAGGAGCATTTCCATGGGCTCGAGAGGTCCTTGAAGAGACGGTTCCACGAGCTCGAAGATCAAGAGAAAGAATACGAAACCAAAACAAGGAAAGCACAAGAGCTACTGGAGAAAAAGAAAGCTGCAGTTGAGGCCAAGGAGAAGGCGTCTCTAGAGAGGCTTCAGAAGAAGAGAGACTCCGCTGTGTTCGCTATCAACAGTGCCTTGGATAAGTATAATAAAGCTCCCATTGCTGATGGTAGTATCACTGATGGTACTGTGCAAGAAGAGGCTGAGATCTCGCCTCAGGTGAAAGCTTATCCGGAGTTACTGAAACTGTGCAAGGATATGGACTCGACGGGGCTCCATAAGTTTGTATCAAATAACCGCAAGAACCTTGCTTCGCTAAAGGAAGAGATTCCTTTAGCGTTCAAGGCTGCATCAAACCCGGCTACTCTAGTGTTGGACTCTTTGGAAGGCTTTTACCCTATTGAGTCGTCACCACCACCCTCTGATGGGAAGAAAGACGCTAACCTCTTGGGAATGCGCAGGACATGCATCATGCTGATGGAGTGCCTTAGCATACTGTTGTCTCGTCTCGACGGGAGCTCCCTCGCTGGTGTTCTCTCGGAGAATGTTAAGCGTAGAGCGAAAACTATTGCAGAAGGATGGAATCCGCTGCCGGAGAGTACTCTTGACATGGATGCTTGCAATGGTAATTCTTTGGAGGCTCATGCGTTCCTGCAACTGCTGGCTAGTTTTGCTATTGTTAAGGACTTTGAAGAGGATGAGCTCTTGAAGCTGATCCCTATGGTTTCGCGTCGTCGTCAGGCGGCTGAGCTTTGCCGTTCTCTTGGACTCTCAGAAAAAATGCCTG GTGTGATTGAAGTTGTCCTGAACAGTGGAAGGCACATTGATGCAGTGAACTTGGCTTTTGCGTTTGAACTCACAAAACAGTTCCCACCTGTTGAGTTACTGAAGTCTTACTTGACTGAGGCAAAGAGATCTTCCTCCCAG GATGAGTTCAATGAGAGGGAGCTTACAGGTGTTAAAGCTGTGGTAAAGTGTGTCGAAGTGCATAACCTGGAAGAGCATTACCCAGTTGAGCCACTTCAGAAGCGGATTCTGGAGCTGGAGAAGACCAAAGCTGAGAAAAAGAAAGCGACAGAACCCGCAAAGCCTCAGACGAAACGACCACGTGGTGCTCAACCCCGAGTCactgacaacaacaacaacaagacagGATATGGTAGAGTCATCATCCCTGAGAGGTATCCGCAGTATGTGTATGACAATAGACCATTCCTTACCGGTCCAATCATGGCAGCACAAGCTCAtccgcctcctcctcctcctcagacTTACACTTTCAGTCCTGCTGCTGCTGCTCACGGGAACTTCTACGGGAACTGCTATCAGTACcaggctcctcctcctccttacTTTCACTAA
- the LOC103837251 gene encoding glutamate receptor 1.2 — MKRFGIQNAVLLVSFLFVVLLFTCFASSQNDGVYEDSASDYKWVRIRVGLVLDLDSLEGKMVGRSVTTALSDFYAVTTDHKTRVSLSIRNSHGEPLLALASAVDLLQSEEVEAIITAGDSILETKLLAEIGEKSKVPVISIKSPVSSSLSRYNHLIQVTHDSSSEAKGITAFIHGFDWNSVGLVYEDEDDWRDSMQQLVDHFYENGVGIQSKAGFAVSSTQEMVMDRLGKMKDLGTSVFVVHLSEVIATRLFECAERLGMMGEGFAWILTAKSMTSFHGKEAMEGVVGFKTYIPMSRVLQNFTLRLRTSLGNGDDNRLSVSGVWAHDVAWALARSAEMVNASSTLLEAITECRFKSLSGDFQVKDKKFLSDKFEIVNLLESGERRIGFWNGNGSFSSRRHFNKLEAIIWPGGSAQTPRGRALGESIRRKLRVLVTSSNRFPSLMDVETSAINVTTVKGFCIEVFQAAIAPFNYDLEFIPWRNGSNYDNLAIALSTQKDKYDAAVGDITITANRSKYVDFTMPFTDMGLGIVAPKESSMWVFFHPLTRDLWITSAAFFVLTGTIVWLIERPDNKEFQGSWQKQIGVIFWFGFSTLVYAHREKLQHNLSRFVVTVWIFAVLILTTSYTATLTSMMTVQQIRFNSNKDHVGHLSGSLIANMSLTGPKFRSTNTKGLNTSKDYAQALLDNTVSFVVDELPYLKVLLGENPEKFLMVKAHCNTIGFGFMFQKGGDLVHRVSMEILKLRASDKISEMEKRSFESKLPYTADDTSNPLTLYMFRGLFMITGVSSALALALLLIIWLRDNWEDLMNSVNLFLSRRLVHFRILCATSIHPNPLDDENAVQMAQRN, encoded by the exons ATGAAGAGATTTGGGATTCAAAACGCAGTTCTACTAGTATCATTTCTTTTTGTTGTGCTTCTCTTCACCTGTTTTGCTTCCAGCCAAAACGATGGCGTTTACGAAGACTCCGCGTCTGATTATAAATGGGTTCGGATCCGGGTCGGGTTAGTTTTGGATTTGGATTCTCTGGAGGGAAAAATGGTGGGAAGATCTGTTACAACGGCACTTTCAGATTTCTATGCCGTTACCACTGATCACAAAACAAGAGTCTCTCTCTCGATCAGAAACTCTCACGGGGAGCCTCTCCTAGCTCTCGCTTCTG CTGTAGATCTGCTGCAATCTGAAGAAGTGGAGGCGATTATCACCGCCGGGGACTCGATTCTTGAAACGAAGCTGTTGGCGGAGATTGGGGAGAAATCTAAGGTTCCAGTGATCTCAATTAAATCTCCGGTATCATCTTCGTTGAGCAGATACAATCACTTGATCCAAGTGACACATGATTCTTCCTCCGAGGCGAAGGGGATCACAGCTTTCATCCATGGGTTCGATTGGAACAGTGTTGGTCTTGTCTACGAGGATGAAGATGACTGGAGAGATAGTATGCAACAGCTTGTGGATCATTTTTATGAGAACGGTGTTGGTATACAATCCAAGGCTGGTTTTGCAGTCTCTTCAACCCAGGAAATGGTTATGGATCGGTTAGGGAAGATGAAGGACTTGGGGACGAGTGTGTTTGTGGTGCACTTGTCTGAGGTTATTGCTACTCGTCTCTTCGAATGTGCTGAGAGATTGGGGATGATGGGTGAAGGGTTTGCTTGGATCCTCACTGCCAAAAGCATGACCAGTTTCCATGGAAAAGAGGCAATGGAAGGTGTGGTTGGTTTCAAGACTTACATTCCAATGTCAAGAGTGCTTCAGAACTTCACTTTGAGACTGAGAACATCACTAGGGAATGGAGACGATAATCGGTTGAGTGTCTCTGGTGTATGGGCTCATGATGTAGCTTGGGCACTGGCGAGATCAGCGGAGATGGTGAATGCATCATCAACTCTCCTTGAGGCTATCACTGAATGCAGGTTTAAGAGTTTGAGTGGTGACTTCCAAGTGAAGGATAAGAAGTTCTTGTCAGACAAGTTTGAGATAGTGAATTTGTTGGAATCAGGTGAGAGGAGAATAGGGTTCTGGAATGGCAATGGTAGTTTCAGCAGTAGAAGACATTTTAACAAGCTCGAGGCTATAATCTGGCCTGGTGGGTCTGCTCAAACTCCGAGAGGGCGCGCTCTTGGAGAAAGCATAAGAAGAAAGCTGAGGGTTCTGGTTACATCTAGCAACAGATTCCCAAGCCTGATGGACGTGGAGACTTCAGCAATAAATGTTACAACTGTGAAAGGGTTCTGTATAGAAGTCTTCCAGGCTGCCATTGCACCTTTCAACTATGATCTGGAGTTCATCCCTTGGCGCAATGGAAGTAACTACGACAATCTTGCAATTGCACTTTCTACTCAG AAAGACAAATATGATGCAGCCGTGGGAGATATTACAATCACTGCCAATAGATCAAAGTATGTTGATTTTACTATGCCATTCACCGACATGGGTCTTGGAATAGTAGCACCAAAGGAGAGTAGTATGTGGGTGTTCTTCCATCCTCTAACGCGAGACCTTTGGATAACAAGTGCAGCTTTCTTTGTCTTGACGGGCACTATAGTTTGGTTGATAGAAAGACCTGATAACAAAGAGTTCCAGGGTTCTTGGCAGAAACAGATCGGAGTTATATTTTGGTTTGGCTTCTCTACCCTTGTTTATGCGCATA GGGAGAAACTACAACACAACTTATCCAGATTTGTTGTTACAGTTTGGATATTTGCAGTGCTCATATTGACTACAAGCTATACTGCAACTTTGACATCAATGATGACGGTGCAACAGATACGATTCAACTCTAATAAAGATCATGTGGGGCATCTTTCGGGCTCCCTCATTGCAAATATGTCCCTAACCGGTCCCAAATTCCGATCAACGAACACCAAGGGTCTCAATACTTCTAAAGACTATGCTCAAGCTTTGTTGGACAATACTGTCTCATTTGTTGTCGATGAGTTGCCATACCTCAAAGTCCTCCTTGGAGAGAATCCTGAAAAGTTTCTCATGGTCAAGGCACATTGTAACACCATTGGTTTCGGCTTT ATGTTTCAGAAGGGCGGCGACTTGGTGCATCGTGTGTCCATGGAGATCTTGAAACTAAGGGCGAGCGATAAAATAAGTGAGATGGAGAAAAGATCGTTTGAGAGTAAACTTCCATACACAGCAGATGATACATCAAATCCTCTAACTCTTTATATGTTCCGCGGATTGTTTATGATCACTGGAGTTTCTTCAGCTTTGGCTCTTGCACTACTTCTCATTATCTGGCTCCGAGACAACTGGGAGGATCTGATGAACTCGGTCAACCTATTCCTCTCGCGACGACTTGTACATTTTAGGATCCTCTGCGCAACAAGTATCCATCCCAACCCTCTTGATGACGAGAATGCGGTTCAAATGGCTCAACGTAACTGA
- the LOC103837250 gene encoding glutamate receptor 1.2 — MNKNDKVDNVCLFLSNRKLFLMEKFGIQKAVSFLLVLLLFICFASSQNDDVQDQHIRIRVGLVLNFDSVEGKTVRSSASTALSDFYAINSDYKTRVSLSVRDSQGKPLLALASAVDLLQAEGVEAIIIGGSSLLETKLLAEIGEKASVPVISLNSPISPSLSRYSHLIQATHDFVSEAKGITAFIHGFGWKSVALVYEDDDDDDWRESMQLMVDHFYENGVGVQSKVGFAMTSSEEMVMDRLGKMKDLGTSVFVVHSSEVIATRLFECAERLGMMGEGFAWILTAKSMSSSHENSDGFGKEAMEGVVGFKTYVPKSKELQNFTWRLRSNEEDVWSEKARLSISGVWAHDVVWAVARAAEVARVENASSTLIEAITECRFKGLSGDFKVKDKKFLSDKFEIVNLLESGERRIGFWNGNGSFSSRRHFNKLEETIIWPGGSAQTPKMRSLGESKRKKLRVLVTSSNRFPRLMKVETDLATNVTTAEGFCIEVFRAAISAFDYELEFIPWRNGSNYNRLAYALYSQKDKYDAAVGDITITANRSMYVDFTMPFTEMGLGTVAPKETSMWVFFHPLKRDLWITSAAFFVLTGTIVWLIEKHDNKEFQGSWPKQMGVIFWFGFSTLVYAHREKLQHNLSRFVVTVWVFAVLILTTSYTATLTSMMTVQQIRFNSNKDFVGHLSGSLIAKMALTSPRFRPTNTKGLNTSTDYAQALLNNTVSFIVDELPYLKVLLGENLGKFLMVKAQCNTNGFGFMFQKGDELVPLVSREILNLRTSDRLIEMEKRWFENQLPYTADDTSNPVTLYRFRGLFMITGVSFAFALVVLLILWLRNKWEDLMCSVNIFLSQRLVHFRILFARTIHPNTLDNADGENAVQMAQRN; from the exons atgaacaaGAATGATAAAGTAGATAACGTGTGTCTTTTCCTTTCTAATCGGAAACTTTTTTTAATGGAGAAGTTTGGAATTCAAAAGGCAGTCTCATTTCTTCTTGTTCTGCTTCTCTTCATCTGTTTCGCTTCAAGTCAAAACGATGACGTTCAGGATCAACACATTCGGATCCGGGTCGGAttggttttgaattttgattCCGTGGAGGGGAAGACAGTGAGAAGCTCTGCTTCAACGGCGCTTTCCGATTTTTACGCCATCAACAGTGATTACAAAACAAGAGTCTCTCTCTCAGTCAGAGACTCTCAAGGAAAGCCTCTCCTCGCTCTCGCTTCTG CTGTAGATCTGCTGCAAGCTGAAGGAGTGGAGGCGATCATCATCGGCGGGAGTTCGTTGCTGGAGACGAAGCTGTTGGCGGAGATTGGAGAGAAAGCTAGTGTTCCTGTGATCTCACTTAACTCTCCGATCTCACCGTCGTTGAGCAGATACAGTCATTTGATCCAAGCGACGCATGACTTTGTATCCGAGGCGAAGGGGATCACAGCTTTTATCCATGGGTTTGGTTGGAAGAGTGTTGCTCTTGTTTAcgaggatgatgatgacgatgactGGAGAGAGAGTATGCAACTCATGGTGGATCATTTTTATGAGAACGGCGTTGGTGTACAGTCCAAGGTTGGTTTTGCAATGACTTCTAGCGAGGAAATGGTTATGGATCGGTTAGGGAAGATGAAGGACTTGGGGACGAGTGTTTTTGTTGTGCACTCGTCTGAGGTTATTGCTACTCGTCTCTTCGAATGTGCTGAGAGATTGGGTATGATGGGTGAAGGTTTTGCTTGGATCCTAACTGCCAAAAGCATGAGCAGCTCTCATGAGAACAGTGATGGTTTTGGAAAAGAAGCAATGGAGGGTGTGGTTGGGTTCAAGACTTATGTTCCAAAGTCAAAAGAGCTTCAGAATTTCACTTGGAGATTGAGAAGTAATGAAGAAGATGTTTGGTCGGAGAAAGCTCGGTTGAGTATCTCTGGTGTTTGGGCTCATGATGTAGTTTGGGCAGTGGCGAGAGCCGCGGAAGTTGCTAGGGTGGAAAATGCGTCATCAACTCTCATCGAGGCTATCACTGAGTGTAGGTTTAAGGGTTTGAGTGGTGACTTCAAAGTGAAGGATAAGAAGTTCTTGTCAGACAAGTTTGAGATTGTGAATTTGTTGGAATCAGGTGAGAGGAGAATAGGGTTCTGGAATGGCAATGGTAGTTTCAGCAGTAGAAGACATTTTAACAAGCTCGAGGAGACCATAATCTGGCCTGGTGGGTCTGCTCAAACTCCAAAAATGCGCAGTCTAggagaaagtaaaagaaaaaagctGAGGGTTTTGGTTACATCTAGCAACAGGTTCCCAAGACTGATGAAGGTGGAGACTGATCTAGCAACAAATGTTACAACTGCGGAAGGGTTCTGTATAGAAGTCTTCCGGGCTGCCATTTCAGCTTTTGACTATGAATTGGAGTTCATCCCTTGGCGCAATGGAAGTAACTACAACAGACTTGCATATGCACTTTATAGTCAG AAAGATAAATATGATGCAGCTGTGGGAGATATTACAATCACTGCCAATAGATCAATGTATGTTGATTTTACGATGCCATTCACAGAGATGGGTCTTGGAACTGTAGCACCAAAGGAGACAAGTATGTGGGTGTTCTTCCATCCTCTAAAACGAGACCTTTGGATAACAAGTGCAGCTTTCTTTGTCTTGACGGGCACTATAGTTTGGTTGATAGAGAAACATGATAACAAAGAGTTCCAGGGTTCTTGGCCGAAACAGATGGGAGTTATATTTTGGTTTGGCTTTTCTACCCTTGTTTATGCCCATA GGGAGAAACTACAACACAACTTATCAAGATTTGTAGTTACAGTTTGGGTATTTGCAGTGCTCATATTAACTACAAGTTATACTGCAACTTTGACATCAATGATGACGGTGCAACAAATACGATTCAACTCTAATAAAGATTTTGTGGGGCATCTTTCCGGCTCGCTCATTGCAAAGATGGCCCTAACTAGTCCCAGATTCCGACCAACTAATACCAAGGGTCTCAATACTTCTACAGATTATGCTCAAGCCTTGTTGAATAATACTGTCTCATTTATTGTGGATGAGTTGCCATACCTCAAAGTCCTCCTCGGAGAGAATCTTGGGAAATTTCTTATGGTCAAGGCACAATGTAACACCAATGGTTTCGGCTTT ATGTTTCAGAAGGGGGACGAACTGGTGCCTCTTGTGTCCAGGGAAATCTTGAACCTGAGGACGAGCGATAGACTTATCGAGATGGAGAAAAGATGGTTTGAGAATCAACTTCCATACACAGCAGATGATACATCAAATCCTGTAACCCTTTATAGATTCCGTGGGTTGTTTATGATCACCGGAGTTTCTTTCGCTTTCGCTCTTGTGGTGCTTCTCATCCTCTGGCTCCGAAACAAATGGGAAGATCTGATGTGTTCGGTCAACATATTCCTCTCGCAACGACTTGTACATTTTAGGATCCTCTTCGCAAGAACTATCCATCCCAACACCCTTGATAACGCCGATGGCGAGAATGCGGTTCAAATGGCTCAACGTAACTGA
- the LOC103837336 gene encoding uncharacterized protein LOC103837336 — protein sequence MISDTYFKPQIFVLFLFANQLLWAQTQTNGLPVETIFTFPGPLPNTLPDEGDFGKGIIDLGGLEVAQVSISNSTAQRVWSTYEGGGDNMGFSIFEPINLPPNFFKLGFYAQPNNQKLFGSILVARSVNLSNLLPPEDYLEVGNTASLNIKQDGPAYVWQPVCHNGYQAVGMFVTTSPEKPLPLTQQYTSCVRSEFTEASEADGLLWGINGVSVFKLRPVIRGTQATGVYTGTFSFQGLSSSTPLPPLFSLRNTKLDMYSCMPSEAQTRVLFQTYSPLIYFHPDEDFLPSAVDWFFTNGALLYQKGNESNPVPIQPNGTNLPQGGSDDDLFWLDYPVDKTQKEMVKRGDLSSTKVYLHIKPMFGGTFTDIVVWVFCPFNGNANLKFLFIKRLSLGDIGEHIGDWEHVTLRISNFNGMLWRVYFSQHSGGALMEACDLEYVDGGNKPVIYSSLHGHAMYSKPGLVLLGNDGNNGIRNDMDRSDKVLDCGSGYEVISGLSGVVEPPWINYLRKWGPQVQYNIDKSLEGFAKILPWFIRKSFYKLISKIPVEILGEEGPTGPKEKLSWTGDEKY from the coding sequence ATGATTAGCGATACATACTTCAAACCTCaaatttttgttctttttctgtTTGCTAACCAGTTGTTATGGGCGCAAACTCAAACTAATGGTCTACCTGTGGAAACAATCTTTACATTTCCTGGTCCTTTGCCTAATACGCTTCCCGATGAGGGAGATTTTGGTAAAGGTATCATAGACTTGGGAGGTCTAGAGGTTGCTCAAGTCTCCATCTCCAACTCAACAGCGCAAAGAGTATGGAGTACATATGAAGGAGGAGGAGACAACATGGGATTCAGCATCTTTGAACCTATAAATCTCCCTCCTAACTTCTTCAAACTCGGCTTCTATGCACAACCAAACAACCAGAAGCTTTTTGGTTCGATTCTTGTTGCAAGAAGCGTAAATTTATCTAATTTACTACCACCAGAAGACTACCTTGAAGTCGGTAACACTGCATCGCTAAATATCAAACAAGACGGGCCTGCTTATGTTTGGCAGCCGGTATGTCACAATGGATATCAAGCGGTTGGTATGTTTGTCACTACTTCTCCTGAAAAGCCACTTCCGTTAACCCAACAATACACAAGTTGTGTTCGATCCGAGTTTACGGAAGCGAGTGAAGCTGATGGATTGTTATGGGGGATAAACGGAGTAAGCGTTTTTAAATTGAGACCGGTCATCAGAGGAACACAAGCAACAGGTGTGTACACAGGAACATTCAGTTTTCAAGGACTAAGTAGTTCTACTCCTCTTCCTCCTTTATTCTCCTTAAGAAATACAAAACTTGACATGTACTCTTGCATGCCAAGCGAAGCTCAAACTAGGGTTTTGTTTCAAACCTATTCTCCTTTGATATATTTCCATCCAGACGAAGATTTTCTTCCTTCCGCCGTGGATTGGTTCTTCACCAATGGTGCATTGTTGTACCAGAAAGGAAACGAATCAAACCCTGTCCCAATACAACCAAACGGTACAAATCTTCCACAAGGCGGTTCTGATGATGACTTGTTCTGGTTAGACTACCCGGTCGATAAAACCCAAAAAGAAATGGTTAAAAGAGGAGACTTGAGTAGCACGAAAGTGTATCTACACATCAAACCAATGTTTGGTGGGACTTTCACCGACATTGTCGTATGGGTATTCTGTCCTTTCAACGGTAACGCCAACCTCAAGTTTCTATTCATCAAGAGACTCTCTTTAGGGGATATAGGCGAACATATTGGAGACTGGGAGCACGTTACTTTACGTATCAGTAACTTCAACGGCATGTTATGGCGCGTTTACTTCTCTCAGCATAGTGGAGGAGCGTTGATGGAGGCGTGTGATCTTGAGTACGTTGATGGTGGAAACAAACCAGTGATATACTCGTCGCTTCACGGTCACGCAATGTATTCAAAACCTGGACTTGTGTTGCTAGGCAATGATGGCAATAACGGAATAAGAAACGACATGGATAGAAGTGACAAGGTGTTGGACTGTGGTTCGGGGTATGAAGTGATTTCAGGACTTTCAGGCGTGGTTGAGCCACCGTGGATTAACTATCTTAGGAAATGGGGACCTCAAGTACAGTATAACATTGACAAGTCTCTTGAAGGCTTCGCTAAGATTTTGCCGTGGTTTATACGGAAGAGTTTCTATAAACTTATTAGCAAGATTCCTGTTGAGATACTTGGGGAAGAAGGTCCAACGGGTCCTAAAGAAAAGTTGAGTTGGACCGgtgatgaaaaatattaa